Sequence from the uncultured Draconibacterium sp. genome:
CGCTTACGGTATCTGGGAAGCTGGTTATACCAGTACAGAAGATGATCCGCGCGGTGTAGAATCAGATGGTAATCTGGATGGAGAATATCCAACTTACGATATTCAATCAAACTTTACAATTAATGGATTGACAATCGTAAACAACTCTTCATACGAGATGGAAGATTGTATTAAAGTTCGCCGATTTGCTACTGCAACAATCACAAATGCACTAATCACTGGTGGACAAGCCATCGATTTAATTGATCTGACTGATGGAAAAGGCAATGCAACTGATGCGTCAAGCGTCGATGTAACTTATTCAGGTGTAACACTTTCAGGAAGTGAGATTAAACGTGAAAAGGATGGGGAAACTACAAATGCAACGGTTAACATCTCTGGCGTAAATACAGGTGCTTCAGCTGATGTATTTACCTGGACCGGATACAGCTTCTAATTCAGTAAAAGATGCTGATCATACTGAACATGGATCAGCGCTGAGTTATAAGATCTTGATAATGTATTTAAATGACAATCAAAAGAGGTTATAAAGCATTGATAATGCAGTGTTTATTAAAGTCGGCCTAACAACCGATTTTAAAAGCTCCGGATTTAATCCGGGGCTTTCCTCTTATTGAGTTTACTTGAATTGAAATGAAAAAATTATTGGTTTTAGTTGGATTTTTGGCTTTGATAACCACTGCATCGAAAGCACAAAAAATTGAAGAAATCGACGGAATTTATTACAAGAATTCCAAAAAGTATACCGGTACCTACCAGGGCTATTACGACGATAATACGCTGCAAAGCGAGGTGAAGGTAAAGAATGGTGAAAAACACGGAAAAGCAACCATTTACTTTAAAAACGGGCATGTTAACGAAATACGATCGTACAAACACAACCAGATGCACGGCAAATGGGTGATGTATAACGAGCACGGAATTAAGGTGTCGGTTGCACGTTACAAAAACGGCAAAAAACATGGTAAATGGATTATTTGGAACGACTACGGAAATTTATTGTATGAACTGGAATATGATAATGGCGAAAAAACCGGGGTCTGGAAGAAATACGACGAGAAGGGAAACCTGATAAGCGAACGAAATTACTAGTCGTTTTACAGCACCTATAAAAAACGGATTTAATAAAACTGTAATAGTTGTGTAACCACGACGTAATCGTCATCCTGTATTTTTGTAGTACAAGATCGACAAAACAAAAAATGAATATTATGAAGAAGGTACTAATTGCAGCATTACTGGTTATTTCAGTTTTAGCAGTAAATGCGAAAGAAGACGATAATAAATCGAAAAGTACTGATACCGAGAGCGAGGCAACAATGGTAGTTTCAGGTTCTATTGCCGACGAATTATCAGGGGAGTCGCTTGTAGGTGTTGAAGTAAAATTGGAAGGAACCGATAGGAAAGCTTACACCGATTTTGATGGAAATTTCTCGTTCGAAGGTGTAAAGCCGGGAGAATACAAAGTCGTTACAACTTACATTTCTTACGAGAAAAAATCGGAAGTTGTAAATGTAGATGCGAACAAAAACGAT
This genomic interval carries:
- a CDS encoding carboxypeptidase-like regulatory domain-containing protein — translated: MKKVLIAALLVISVLAVNAKEDDNKSKSTDTESEATMVVSGSIADELSGESLVGVEVKLEGTDRKAYTDFDGNFSFEGVKPGEYKVVTTYISYEKKSEVVNVDANKNDIKIKLQSSN
- a CDS encoding toxin-antitoxin system YwqK family antitoxin, with the protein product MKKLLVLVGFLALITTASKAQKIEEIDGIYYKNSKKYTGTYQGYYDDNTLQSEVKVKNGEKHGKATIYFKNGHVNEIRSYKHNQMHGKWVMYNEHGIKVSVARYKNGKKHGKWIIWNDYGNLLYELEYDNGEKTGVWKKYDEKGNLISERNY